The genomic region GCTTGTCTCCGAGGTGTGGACATGGGTGTCGAACTTAAAGTATTTCATAAGACCTCCACAAAGTAACAAATATTTATTTTTTATTTTAGTATATTAAAAGGTTCGACGAAAGCTTATTTTAAAATAATAGTTAAAAAAAGGCCTGAAAGCAATAGAATAATTTAAAAAGCCGTGTGGTCAGGATAAAACAAGATAAATCATCAAAGAACACAAAAAAACATTATGATATAATAAGTAATGAAAGACCATTTCCAAGTACTGAAAAGATTTGAAGGAGTGTAATATGTTCGCCATAGAAAGACAGAACAAAATCAAGGAGATACTTTTTAAGGAAAAAAGGGTGGATGTTTACGAGCTGAGCAAAAGGTTTTCGGTCACCGAAGTTACCATTCGAAGGGATCTGGATAAGCTCGAAAAAGAGGGGTTTTTAATTAAAACATACGGAGGAGCGGTATTAAAGGAAGATTTCTCGCCGGGAAATGAACCGTATGCTGAAGACGAAACTTTGGAAGAAAAAAAGCTTATAGGCAAAATTGCTGCTCAGATGATAGAAAACGATGAGGCTGTATATTTAAGCCCGGGTAATACATGTCTTGAAATTGCGAGAAACATCAGAAATAAAAAACTTACCGTGGTTACGAATGATATAATGATAGGAGCGGCGTTAAAGGATTGTGCCGGTATAAAAGTAATCATCACCGGAGGGGATTTGATTCACTCAACCGGGACTTTGGTGGGTGAATTTGCTTTGAATACACTTAAAAATATATTTATAAATAAAGCTTTTATAGGTGTTAAGGGGATTCATTTTGAATCGGGCTTTACGGTAAATAGTCATGAGGAGGTAAGGGTTTTTCAGGAGATAAAAAGGATATCCAATGAAATAATTGTGGTTGCGGACTATACCAAGTTTAACCGTACTGCTTTTGCAAAGCTGGGCGATATTACAATGGCCAGAAAGATAATTACAAATAAACAAATACCCGACGAGTACAAAAAATTTTTCTTTGAAAACAACATAAAACTTTATACCGCCTATGAGTTTAAATAGC from Thermoclostridium stercorarium subsp. stercorarium DSM 8532 harbors:
- a CDS encoding DeoR/GlpR family DNA-binding transcription regulator; the encoded protein is MFAIERQNKIKEILFKEKRVDVYELSKRFSVTEVTIRRDLDKLEKEGFLIKTYGGAVLKEDFSPGNEPYAEDETLEEKKLIGKIAAQMIENDEAVYLSPGNTCLEIARNIRNKKLTVVTNDIMIGAALKDCAGIKVIITGGDLIHSTGTLVGEFALNTLKNIFINKAFIGVKGIHFESGFTVNSHEEVRVFQEIKRISNEIIVVADYTKFNRTAFAKLGDITMARKIITNKQIPDEYKKFFFENNIKLYTAYEFK